The proteins below are encoded in one region of Cucurbita pepo subsp. pepo cultivar mu-cu-16 chromosome LG10, ASM280686v2, whole genome shotgun sequence:
- the LOC111804372 gene encoding UPF0503 protein At3g09070, chloroplastic-like yields MNPVTEALPPLLLQPHRPSTSCDRHPEERFTGFCPTCLCERLAVLEPSSSSSTSSSSRKPPINSSAAAAALKAIFRPSAGGGGPSAASGWNKPSSFLPELRRTKSFSASKNEGFSGVFEPQRKSCDVRVRNTLWTLFSQDDERKPLKNEAPRVNNGGGVHIEDEPRNLASSSVVRGPVLEPEEEEEDDETEPEIEISGESDAGNVVDDRVQEIQEEEDEDEEEEEENEEPSRPEIEPVQDDFKRIKDHIDLDSQPKKPSGRDFKEIAGSFWSAASVFSKKWQKWRDKQKLKKSRNGGGSATLPVEKPIGRQFRETQSEIADYGYGRRSCDTDPRFSLDAGRMSFDDPRYSFDEPRASWDGYLVSRTFTRMPTMLSVVEDAPIHVSRTDTQIPVEEPAISGNDDETVPGGSEQTRDYYSDSSRRRRSLDRSSSLRKTAAAVVADMDEIKSSSNAKVSPATADFFSGPKLVVPDKVLRDSNTNSLRDDCSETFEIPFRNVDRKEAKKSRRWGKGWNILAFIHRRASNKYEDEDRYSTRTNGVTRSLSESWPEFRGERNGEVRGIGGGMGFNPKMMRSNSSVSWRSLQNNNGGSFGSMRKSNVETSSGFFRKKKEDFVLERNHSARFSTNDVVDNGLLRFYVTPMKGSRRGEIVKNRPNPAQSIARSVLRLY; encoded by the coding sequence ATGAATCCAGTCACGGAGGCGCTGCCGCCTTTGCTTCTGCAACCCCATCGCCCTTCCACCTCCTGCGACCGTCATCCAGAAGAGCGTTTCACCGGTTTCTGCCCTACATGTCTCTGCGAGCGTCTTGCTGTTCTCgaaccttcttcttcttcttcaacttcttcctcttctcgaAAGCCGCCGATTAACTCCTccgctgctgctgctgctcttAAGGCCATTTTCAGACCCTCCGCTGGTGGTGGAGGTCCTTCTGCCGCCTCTGGCTGGAATAAACCGTCTTCTTTTTTACCTGAGCTTCGTCGGACTAAATCGTTTTCGGCATCCAAGAATGAAGGATTTTCCGGTGTGTTTGAGCCTCAGAGGAAATCATGTGACGTGAGAGTTCGGAATACTCTGTGGACTCTTTTCTCACAGGATGATGAACGGAAGCCATTGAAGAATGAAGCTCCTCGGGTTAACAATGGCGGCGGTGTTCACATTGAGGACGAACCTAGAAATTTGGCCTCCTCGTCTGTTGTTCGTGGTCCGGTTTTGGAAccggaggaagaagaagaagacgacgaaaCTGAACCTGAAATAGAGATTTCTGGAGAATCCGATGCCGGTAATGTAGTCGACGACAGAGTCCAAGAAATCcaggaagaagaggatgaagatgaagaggaggaagaggagaatgaagaacCAAGCCGGCCGGAAATTGAACCAGTACAAGACGATTTCAAGAGAATAAAGGATCACATAGATCTCGATTCCCAACCTAAGAAACCCTCCGGTCGGGACTTCAAGGAGATCGCCGGGAGTTTCTGGTCAGCCGCTTCTGTTTTCAGCAAGAAATGGCAGAAATGGAGAGATAAGCAGAAGCTCAAGAAGAGCAGAAATGGCGGTGGCTCCGCCACATTGCCAGTGGAGAAGCCGATCGGACGTCAATTCAGAGAAACACAGTCGGAGATAGCCGATTACGGCTATGGCCGTCGGTCCTGCGATACCGATCCAAGATTCTCCCTCGACGCCGGCCGAATGTCCTTCGACGATCCTCGTTACTCCTTCGATGAACCACGAGCTTCTTGGGATGGCTATTTAGTAAGCCGTACTTTCACCAGAATGCCGACGATGCTCTCTGTTGTTGAAGATGCTCCGATTCATGTTTCTCGAACGGATACTCAAATTCCGGTCGAAGAACCTGCAATTTCCGGCAATGACGATGAAACCGTCCCCGGTGGTTCGGAACAAACCAGAGATTACTACTCCGACTCCTCTCGCCGAAGAAGAAGCCTCGACAGATCAAGCTCACTAAGGAAGACGGCAGCGGCAGTCGTTGCGGATATGGACGAGATTAAATCATCCTCAAACGCGAAAGTCTCTCCGGCAACAGCCGATTTCTTTTCCGGACCGAAATTGGTAGTTCCAGACAAAGTCCTAAGAGATTCCAACACGAATTCCTTACGAGACGACTGTTCGGAGACCTTCGAAATTCCTTTCAGAAACGTAGACCGGAAGGAGGCGAAAAAGTCCCGCCGTTGGGGGAAGGGCTGGAACATTTTGGCGTTCATACACCGTCGAGCCAGCAACAAATACGAAGACGAAGACAGATATAGCACTAGAACTAACGGCGTAACGAGATCCTTATCGGAATCATGGCCTGAATTCCGAGGCGAACGGAACGGCGAGGTTAGAGGAATCGGCGGAGGAATGGGTTTTAACCCCAAAATGATGAGAAGCAACAGCAGCGTGAGCTGGAGGAGCTTGCAGAACAACAATGGCGGATCATTTGGAAGCATGAGAAAGAGCAATGTGGAAACAAGCAGCGGATTCtttaggaagaagaaagaagatttcGTGTTGGAGAGAAATCATAGTGCTAGATTTTCAACGAACGACGTCGTCGACAATGGACTTCTACGGTTCTATGTAACGCCGATGAAGGGCAGCCGGCGAGGGGAAATCGTGAAGAACCGACCGAATCCAGCTCAGTCCATCGCCAGAAGTGTGCTGAGATTGTACTGA
- the LOC111804131 gene encoding uncharacterized protein LOC111804131 — protein sequence MIVFKPVQTCFTVHRNTFYTARFPSSKSSFLWRCQPNTSESSSSTPPEGDSQKQEILARIALLQTQKLRLTGFLDEKSADLTQFAEDANAEFEKIGEDALRGLDEASARIMENIESQMQVFEESAELNRQEIEKNDDMLAKFEGQIEEERNEGLFFKNMRQKKPADKVEMEKIEELTKENAAGSKTRRYIYLVLIGLLVVAIVESFVSSPDWRKVAVLGAMLAALVSRFSYEQRMSSEIERTEIKDNRRKE from the exons ATGATAGTGTTCAAACCAGTTCAAACCTGTTTCACAGTCCATAGAAATACCTTCTACACAGCAAGATTTCCCAGTTCAAAGAGCTCCTTCTTGTGGCGCTGCCAGCCCAACACCTCTGAATCAAGTTCTTCCACGCCACCTGAAGGAGATTCACAAAAGCAGGAGATACTGGCCAGAATAGCACTACTTCAAACTCAAAAACTCAGACTTACCGGCTTCTTAGACGAAAAATCTGCTGATCTCACTCAGTTTGCTGAAGATGCCAATGCGGAGTTTGAGAAGATTGGAGAAGATGCCCTCAGAGGGCTCGATGAAGCCAGTGCACGG ATTATGGAGAACATTGAGAGCCAGATGCAAGTTTTTGAGGAGTCTGCAGAGTTGAACAGGCAGGAAATAGAGAAGAATGATGATATGTTGGCAAAGTTTGAGGgtcaaattgaagaagaacgaAATGAAGGTCTTTTCTTTAAGAACATGAGGCAGAAGAAGCCCGCAGACAAAGTGGAAATGGAGAAGATTGAAGAGCTTACTAAAGAAAATGCTGCTGGTTCGAAGACGAGGCGATATATCTATCTTGTATTGATTGGCCTGCTAGTCGTGGCGATTGTCGAATCATTCGTCTCTTCACCTGATTGGCGGAAAGTTGCAGTTCTTGGGGCAATGCTTGCTGCTTTGGTTTCTCGATTTTCTTATGAGCAAAGGATGTCATCTGAAATAGAAAGAACAGAAATCAAAGACAACCGGAGGAAAGAGTGA